The DNA segment TAAACGAACAGGACTGTTATTACCAATATTGTAAACTTTATATGGTGCATAACTTGACCCCGGATCTGGATCGTTTCCAGACCAATTCGGATTTGGCTGAGCTGGCTTCTTAGTCAACCTTGTAATACTTTCAACAATGTCACCTACATATGTGAAGTCACGCATCATATTACCATGATTAAACACATCAATTGATTCATCATTTATAATTGCTTTTGTAAATAAGAATAAAGCCATATCAGGCCGCCCCCAAGGACCATAAACAGTAAAGAATCTTAACCCAGTAGTCGGTATTCCATATAAATGACTATATGTATGCGCCATTAATTCATTAGACTTTTTAGTTGCTGCATATAAGCTTAATGGATGATCTATATTATCACTGGTTGAAAATGGTTTGGAAGTATTGGCTCCATATACAGAGCTTGATGAGGCAAAGATTAAATGCTCTACTTTATAATGACGACAAGCTTCTAATATATTTGTAAATCCAACAACATTTGAGTTTATATATGCGTGTGGATTTTCAAGACTGTACCTGACCCCTGCTTGGGCCGCAAGATTAATTACGACTTCAGGGTTAAATCTTTCAAAAGTTTTATTGATTGTTTTTAGATCTTCTAAATTAGTTCTTACCAAAGTGAAATTTTCACAAGTTAATTGTTTTAACCTATCTTCCTTTAATTGGGGATCATAATAATCATTTAGATTATCAACCCCTATTATATGATGTCCTTCGTTAAGTAACCGTTTTGATACATGAAAGCCAATGAATCCAGCAGAACCTGTAACTAAAATTTTCATAAATATCTCCTAACAATATGTTATTTATTTAAGTTATTTATTATAAACCTTGTCTTACCACTATTTTGAACTGGTATTTTATCTAAAAACCTTACTTCAAAATATAACTTTTCACCTAGTCTTTTTTGTAATTCCTTTATTATTATATTAGTGTGTTCTTCTTTATATAAGGTGTCATCCCTGACAACATTTACAATAATACGATCATATTCGTTCTGAACAAACTGTATATTTTTAACGGAATGCGGTAATTTTTTTACAGTATTTGCTATGTTAGGACTGTTTACTGCTCCACGTTCCTCAGAGTATAAGTAATCCATACTCCTTCCAATAATTCTCTTTATAATGGGGGTTTTTGCTCCACAACTACATATTCCCTCTTTAAACTCAACACTATCTCCTATTTTATATCTAATTAAAGGAGTACCACGTGTGGTAAAGCTTGTTACGTAAATTTCGCCAACATTACCTCTTACATTTACACTCTCAAAAACTCCTGTATCAATATTTAAATGTAATGATCCATACGGACATTCAGTAATAAACGGTGCCCCTTCTGAAGATGCATATTGATCTCTAACTATACTATTAAACGCTTTTTCAATTATCTTTTTATCTTCACTTAAAAGCGTTTCTGCATTTGGAAAGATTGCTATTGGTTTAAAAGTGAATTTAATATTATTTCTTAAAGCATATTTTGCAATTTGCAGGATAACAGACGGAAACCCATCTAACGAATGGGGTTTGAATTTATTCAAGGCTTTTATATAATATGGGATATTTTCTTCAGAAAGATGAAAGCTTGAAAAAAGCATTTGTTTTAGAGGAAGATTGTATCTCCAGAAAACCTTCTTCTTCTGTTTAAGTGGAACCATGGTTCTTCCTCCAAAACTTGCACGCTTCATTCCTTTCCTTATTCCGTGTTTCTCTTTAAAGTAATCTAAATACGCCATTCTTTCCTGCATGTCTCTATTTGTATAATAAACTGTTAAACTTTTTCCTGTTGTACCACCAGTCTGAGATTTTATCCCTCCTGACTTTGGTATAGATACAATTTCTTCTATGTTCTTACGGATATCTTCTTTTTCTAAAACAGGTATATCTTTAATTTCTTCAACACTTTTAAGAGGCAAGCTTCTGCTGCTGATCAATTTTGAATAATATACACTATTTTTTTTAGCGTAATCTAAAAATTTGTTTAATTGATCCAATTGATAACCATAATAGTCAAACTTCGGCTCAACCCTTTTTCTTAGTTCACCCATCTTATTTTTATAATACTTACTATACCTTTCCCGCTTTAATTTATATCCGTATAAGGATATTAATATGTTTTGTATAAATATTGGGGATAAATTATATAACTTTTCCTTCATAATGATCCCTCTTTCATAACTTCAATTTGTTCTCTGAGATAAATTTCCGAATAAAATTATCACGTTTTTGAGATAATTGGGGAATGGTATATTCTTTTACCTTATTTAAATTTATATATATCTGTTCTTCCATAGATTTTACTGAGTGTAATGCATTCTTTATACTTCTATTAAAAGATTTTTCGTCTAACGGGTTAAACAGATATTTTTCTTCTAATAACTCAGGTATTCCACCCCTAGTTGAACCGATTGCTAGACACCCTCTACTTAGTGCTTCGATTAAAGCTCTTGGTAAGCCTTCAGTAAGACTAGGGTGTATAAATAGATCTATACCATCTAACCACTTAAAGACCTCTTCACCACTAGACCTTGTTCCATCAAAGAAAACTTTAGATGTCATACCGGTCTCTCTAATTATTTCTTTAAAATTATTTTCATCACCTGCACCGAGGATATGAATTTCATAATCATTGAAATTGGCTAGTTTACTTATATACTCTATCGCCTTATCAAATCCTTTATATTTTGAATTCAAAGAACCAATCATGCCTATTTTTAATTTCCTATCCCCTATAGTTTTTATAGAATTAATTCTAGTATTTAAAATATCTTCATTATTAATATCATTGATATTAACATTAGAAATATTAACTTGATCACCCTTAGTAGGGTACCGCTCCTGTAAGTATTCTTTAGTAACGTAAATCGTATACTGCGAATTTTTTACAATCTTTTTAGTTTGATACATGCTTATTGGGGCATATACGTTGCCTTTAAAATCTCCATAAAACCGGTATGCATCATAAGGGCACCCCACTAATTCAATCAAATAAGGTATACCGTGATCAATAGCTACTGTTATTGCTAATTTACCAATTTCACTTGGGAGTCTTGCTATCAATGCATCTGATTTTTTTAATTCTCTATCAATTATGAGTTTTGCATTTCTCTTATTTATTACTTTCCCTTTAATACTACTTAAGTTAGGAAGACCTATGAAATTTGTATCAGGCCCACTGCTTACTGATAAAGAATTAATTATTTCTTTACTAGTATCGTTATAATTGATTCTCTCTCGCTCTCTACCTAATATAGTCATTTTATCAAAATGTTTTAAATACCTTTCCCAAACTGCATAGGGGAAAGCTCCTTTTGAATAGACATTTCCTATTGTATCTCTAATCATAGGGAAATCGTGAGCGAACAAAAGTTTCATATGCATATCACCCTCAATAATTTATTTATAGGAGTTAATACTACTGAAGTATTGCTATATAAAGAGTAATAGGTTAGGTATATAAAACATCCATAACAGTAGTAAATTAAGTTAATACTATATATCTTTATGAATACTAGTTTTCTCGCAGGTAGTTTTTCTTCGTAACGTAATGTGATTTATTGCTAGCAGTAGTAACAAATACACAGGGATAATATAATAGGTGACGTCTCTTACTATCCCTAAAAATTCGGCCCTAGGAGCAGTTAAGTTCATATAAAAAAATGATAAAATGATAAACAATTTAATATAATTACCTTTATCAAAGGTAGTAAACGTAAGAAGTTTTGCAAAAAGTATTCCCATTAAAATCATTATGGGGACAGGAAACCATCCAAAATTATAATATGCCTCAGCAGGAATTGAATATCCAGGCCCATAGTTCATATCCAAAATATTCATCAACCACTGAGCCAAAGCGCTATTTTGAGCACCTATATGCTGTCCCCCAAATATATTCGGAACTACAGTCGTTAGTGCAAAAAAGTAGGAAGAACCAAACTTAAATGGAGAAACCTCTGGTACTATATCCATTGTTTTCACAAGAGGAAACATACTATACCCAAAGGTCCCTATTGATTCAACTACAAAATTTGACTCTTCTTCCTTTGAATTTAAACTTATATTAGAAGTCAACTCAGAAATTGAAATAAGACCTTCAGTTCTCAAATCACCTATTATCGGAAATAATGTTAATAATGCAGTAACTAATACTAATATTTTAATGTATGACTTGAAGTTTACCTTTTTTCTTATATTAGTGTTAAACCATAAGACCATCAAAATAATAGTAGTTGGGATAGCTCTATCACCTAAAAGAAAATAACTAAATGAATACAATATCGCTATAAAATTAATTATATTTACAATTACTTTTTTATCTTTATAGCCGATTAACATTAATACTAACGAAATGATAAAGTAATCAGACATCATAGAGATAATCTTTGATATAATGTTTGAACTCGATGATCCCGATAAGGCACCATACCCCACTGAACTTGCTAACTGAAAATTATTAAACATGAAATAGATCGTTGGTAATAGTGTAAGGGAAAATAAAAGCAGCCCTACATTTCGGAATGCGAATATAGTATTAGTTTCTTGAAAATCATTCATTTTTTTACCCTTATTTTTACTAAAATACAGAGATATTAATCCACCTACAAAAAGTGAAGAAAAGCAAATTAAAGTATATATTTCTGCTTTTACAATACTTTCTAATGGGAGCCTTAAATATAGGTTTACACTTGGATCTTGATTAAATGAGAATAAAATTGGTTGTCCCATTGTAAATAGGATAAAAGAAATTAAGAACATTGAGAAAAGGTTAAAGGTAACTCCTGTTATTTTCCCCCAACAAATTACATAATAAATGGTTAAAAATATAGAAAAGTAGGCTAATACTTTAGAAATTAAAATAATATTTTCACTGCTTAGAAGTGATCTATACTCTAGAACATATAAATAGAAAATATATATTCCAAAAATAATAAATAAGTTTAAGAAGATATTTGCTAATAAATGTATTTGTCTTTGCTTCTGTTCAAGAGCATGCATTGCATCACCTCAATTATACATCCGTACTTTTTGTTAATGTAAATCGTATATAGTCATCAATACTTTGGACGCAGTGTTAACTTCATAACCACGGGAGGATATCTTATCTACAACCTGTTTTTCAGTAATATTTTTACTTGTTGCTGCCAATTTAATAGCGTCAACCCACTTTTCATAAGGTTCATTTAAATCTACGTAACTAGTTAGTCCCAATCCTAGATCTACCTCTTTAGTTACTGTTTCCGAAATCACACTAGGAACTTTTGCAGCTTGAGCTTCTACTATAACACCCGGAATTCCTTCATAGTATGAGGGAAGTAAAAATACGTCAAACATATTTAATATTTCTGGAATATCGGAGCGTTTCCCAAGAAAAAAAACATCCTTCTCTATTTTCAATTGAATTACTTTAGCCTTTATTTCATCCCTTAATTCTCCATCACCTACCAACACCAATTTTGCATTGGGGATACATTTTTTAATATTTGAAAAAAGTTCTATTAGAAAGTTATGGTTCTTAACCTTTCTAAAGCTCCCAACATGACCTACAACGAAGTTATTCGTGTTAATATCTATTTCTGCCTTTTTTTGTTCTTTATTTTCCGCACTAAGAGATAAATAGGGTGATAAATTAATAGCGTTAGGTAACAATTTAACACGTCCGGACTTCATTATTCTCTCACCAAACAAAAAGGAACCAGCCTTATAGCCACAGGCAACTAATTTATTTGAATTTGCCAGAATTAATAATCTTGATATAAAAAAGTATGTTCTTCTTAGTAAACCACTATTATTTCTATCAGAGGAAGTCCTTGCATGAGAAATTCTTAATTTGACTCCAGCTAATCTTGAAGCAAGAGAAATAATACCGGAATTATGTGATGTATGTGCGTGTGTTGCATAAAAGGGCCCTTTTTCTTTTATTAAATTCATAACACTTTTTATAAATCTAAATAATCCAACTTCTTTTGGAGGTTTAATCACAAAAATTCTACCTCCTAATTTTCTTATTTCCTCATTGTAGTAATGCTCCCCACCTTTTGTAGTTAAGAAGTCGAATTGTACTTCATTTTTATTAATTGTTCTGTATATTTCCATAGTTCTTGTTTCAGCGCCACCTTGATCCATTGCACCGAAAACATGTAGTACTCTTTTACAATTACTCACAAATGCTCACCAGTCTTTCGCTATTAAAACTAAGTAATTTAATTTCAGTTAAATAATGTTGTTAGTTTAAATTTGGTTTTTATACCAATATAATGTAAGTGCTCCAACCTAACCCATGAACATCCTAACAAAAGTTAGATTATATTCAAGGTTCCTTAAAACTAGTGGGAGACTATACATTCCATAGTTAATTTAAATTGCGCTTTAACTTTTGGGCATAATTTTTCTATGATGCTATATTAGATAAGGAACGTTCGATCTGTAATGTATTCATTGCATGCTCTACGAGATTCAGGGGTTAAGTGTACGACACTGGTGTAGTGAAACCCCTGGTGACCTTTATCTCTACAAAGTGTTATGCGAGTTGAACCTTTCATACCACTCAGAAATGGAATTTCACCCGTTAATATACGTTGTATAGATGCCCCTATTCGTTAACTATAATAACTCCTTTTTACTCGTTTAGAAAAGTATGATAACTAATAACATAACCACATTATTCATATTCTATATATTGCCATTAAATGGTGAATTATGAAGTATTATCACATTAGTTGCCTATTAGGCAAAATGTTCATATCCCATTTTTGACTTTTACAAATACCAATTTATTTACACTTTTGTTTTCGCAGTATCAGTCATTCCATTATTTATATTTTTTATTCCTTTTCTGAAGAGTTGAAAATAAAAAATCATTGATACTAATGTTGAGACTGCTAAAGCTAAGGGAGCACCTTTCAGTCCATACTTTCCTATAAAAAATATAGAAGTTATAGTAATTGACAATAATTTAATTAAATGGATTGGGAGTTGCATTGCAAAAATACGCATAGAGGTGACAGCTACTCCAAATGCACTTGTAATAAATGACAAAACTGAGACAATCATTATCCACCTAAATAACACGTAATGGTCGGCGTATTCTGAAGAATATACAATGGTCAAAATTTCCTCTCCCCAAAAATAAACAACCACAAACCCTAACAAACCAAATACTAAATTGATCGATAATGTTTTCTTAAATAATGATAGAAATTGATGTTTGTTCCCATTTGAGTAATATCTAGCTAATCTAGGGCTAACAGTTTGGTTTATTGAAGTAGTAAATTTACTCGCCCCTACTAAAACATATGAAATTGCACCAAAAATCCCTAGGGCTTCTAAACTTAATTGATTCTCTATTATATATCTTGGTAGGTTAGTATTTAATGATCCCAACATGGATACAAACCCAAGTGGAACAGAAACATAAAACAGCCTAGACAAGACCTTAAAATTAAAATGAAGAGTAAAATTTATATTATGTTTAAATAACTTTTTTATATCCCAAAGAATTA comes from the Halobacillus shinanisalinarum genome and includes:
- the wzy gene encoding O-antigen polysaccharide polymerase Wzy; translated protein: MHALEQKQRQIHLLANIFLNLFIIFGIYIFYLYVLEYRSLLSSENIILISKVLAYFSIFLTIYYVICWGKITGVTFNLFSMFLISFILFTMGQPILFSFNQDPSVNLYLRLPLESIVKAEIYTLICFSSLFVGGLISLYFSKNKGKKMNDFQETNTIFAFRNVGLLLFSLTLLPTIYFMFNNFQLASSVGYGALSGSSSSNIISKIISMMSDYFIISLVLMLIGYKDKKVIVNIINFIAILYSFSYFLLGDRAIPTTIILMVLWFNTNIRKKVNFKSYIKILVLVTALLTLFPIIGDLRTEGLISISELTSNISLNSKEEESNFVVESIGTFGYSMFPLVKTMDIVPEVSPFKFGSSYFFALTTVVPNIFGGQHIGAQNSALAQWLMNILDMNYGPGYSIPAEAYYNFGWFPVPIMILMGILFAKLLTFTTFDKGNYIKLFIILSFFYMNLTAPRAEFLGIVRDVTYYIIPVYLLLLLAINHITLRRKTTCEKTSIHKDI
- a CDS encoding glycosyltransferase, which gives rise to MKLLFAHDFPMIRDTIGNVYSKGAFPYAVWERYLKHFDKMTILGRERERINYNDTSKEIINSLSVSSGPDTNFIGLPNLSSIKGKVINKRNAKLIIDRELKKSDALIARLPSEIGKLAITVAIDHGIPYLIELVGCPYDAYRFYGDFKGNVYAPISMYQTKKIVKNSQYTIYVTKEYLQERYPTKGDQVNISNVNINDINNEDILNTRINSIKTIGDRKLKIGMIGSLNSKYKGFDKAIEYISKLANFNDYEIHILGAGDENNFKEIIRETGMTSKVFFDGTRSSGEEVFKWLDGIDLFIHPSLTEGLPRALIEALSRGCLAIGSTRGGIPELLEEKYLFNPLDEKSFNRSIKNALHSVKSMEEQIYINLNKVKEYTIPQLSQKRDNFIRKFISENKLKL
- a CDS encoding glycosyltransferase family 1 protein; its protein translation is MSNCKRVLHVFGAMDQGGAETRTMEIYRTINKNEVQFDFLTTKGGEHYYNEEIRKLGGRIFVIKPPKEVGLFRFIKSVMNLIKEKGPFYATHAHTSHNSGIISLASRLAGVKLRISHARTSSDRNNSGLLRRTYFFISRLLILANSNKLVACGYKAGSFLFGERIMKSGRVKLLPNAINLSPYLSLSAENKEQKKAEIDINTNNFVVGHVGSFRKVKNHNFLIELFSNIKKCIPNAKLVLVGDGELRDEIKAKVIQLKIEKDVFFLGKRSDIPEILNMFDVFLLPSYYEGIPGVIVEAQAAKVPSVISETVTKEVDLGLGLTSYVDLNEPYEKWVDAIKLAATSKNITEKQVVDKISSRGYEVNTASKVLMTIYDLH
- a CDS encoding lipopolysaccharide biosynthesis protein — encoded protein: MKKGISLKTNFKWMFASNIVFALFQWLLLIVLTKLGNQELVGMYTLGLAITAPIMIFSNLQLRAIQATDANNENEFKDFLSLRLFAMLFGLLVCTVIIFYSGYSIQLCLIIFLIAISKAIEGLNDIVYGFLQKIEDMNKIAISLILRAVLGFVLFSLSFYFTKSLQIAIIGLSLAWLLVLILWDIKKLFKHNINFTLHFNFKVLSRLFYVSVPLGFVSMLGSLNTNLPRYIIENQLSLEALGIFGAISYVLVGASKFTTSINQTVSPRLARYYSNGNKHQFLSLFKKTLSINLVFGLLGFVVVYFWGEEILTIVYSSEYADHYVLFRWIMIVSVLSFITSAFGVAVTSMRIFAMQLPIHLIKLLSITITSIFFIGKYGLKGAPLALAVSTLVSMIFYFQLFRKGIKNINNGMTDTAKTKV
- a CDS encoding acyl-CoA synthetase family protein, which translates into the protein MKEKLYNLSPIFIQNILISLYGYKLKRERYSKYYKNKMGELRKRVEPKFDYYGYQLDQLNKFLDYAKKNSVYYSKLISSRSLPLKSVEEIKDIPVLEKEDIRKNIEEIVSIPKSGGIKSQTGGTTGKSLTVYYTNRDMQERMAYLDYFKEKHGIRKGMKRASFGGRTMVPLKQKKKVFWRYNLPLKQMLFSSFHLSEENIPYYIKALNKFKPHSLDGFPSVILQIAKYALRNNIKFTFKPIAIFPNAETLLSEDKKIIEKAFNSIVRDQYASSEGAPFITECPYGSLHLNIDTGVFESVNVRGNVGEIYVTSFTTRGTPLIRYKIGDSVEFKEGICSCGAKTPIIKRIIGRSMDYLYSEERGAVNSPNIANTVKKLPHSVKNIQFVQNEYDRIIVNVVRDDTLYKEEHTNIIIKELQKRLGEKLYFEVRFLDKIPVQNSGKTRFIINNLNK
- a CDS encoding NAD-dependent epimerase — translated: MKILVTGSAGFIGFHVSKRLLNEGHHIIGVDNLNDYYDPQLKEDRLKQLTCENFTLVRTNLEDLKTINKTFERFNPEVVINLAAQAGVRYSLENPHAYINSNVVGFTNILEACRHYKVEHLIFASSSSVYGANTSKPFSTSDNIDHPLSLYAATKKSNELMAHTYSHLYGIPTTGLRFFTVYGPWGRPDMALFLFTKAIINDESIDVFNHGNMMRDFTYVGDIVESITRLTKKPAQPNPNWSGNDPDPGSSYAPYKVYNIGNNSPVRLMDFIEAIEKKLDKKAKKNFLPLQAGDVPETYANVEDLFRDIDFVPKTSIQDGVNKFIDWYIKYYEVKL